The following nucleotide sequence is from Aspergillus luchuensis IFO 4308 DNA, chromosome 1, nearly complete sequence.
CTATCAAGGCAGGGAAGGCACGGACTTTCCCGACCAAAAATCACCGTGAATTATCCCAAACCCATTTCCGTCCTTTCGACTCAGCTCTCCGGCCGCCATTTCCCGAACCTTGCTGAACACTTCCCGGGAATTTCCTAGTATAGTCGGGTATTTATCAATTGTATTCACCAGAGCATCATAGTTGACCATGAATTTCAAGTCTCGCATATACTGGTTCTTGTCCATCTCGGCCGCCACCCCAGACTGGGCCTCATTATCAGCCCAGTGATGGAATGATTGTAGCCAATTCCCTAGTGCATGACCTATGGAGGATGCCCATTCTTGAGTCAGGTTGTTGGAAGCGGCTGTGGAGATTAAGAAGGACTTGAGGTCCAGGGAATCGGGAAGATCTTCTATAACAGCAGTGTTGGTTTCGcgattgaaggagaagagacgaGGCGTTTTGACTGTCACTTCCTGAGTTTGCACATCAGAACTGTTGCTTCTGTTCTGTTTGCTAGGCAACCCATCGAGAGCCTTCAAGATGGATTCCTCGAAAAGCTACATGCCATATGTTAACACGATGTTTGTAGTAGGTTTGACTTCACACAAGGGATACTAACACAGCGTTCAGCCGGGAGTTTGAATTCCCGGTTAAGAGCAATGAATGCCTCTGTATGCTTCACTATAACGGATTCTGTTCCATCTGGGAGCGGTTGATCGAGCTGAGCCCGATAGACAAAGTTGGCGGTTCCCCCGCTTAGTGGGGTTAGAGAGGACGAGGCATACTGAGTCCCGGCGAGTTCTTGGGATAcgatgttgaggaggtcTTTGTCGGACATGTTGCTTTATTTTTAGGATCTTTTGAAGCTTGAATTTGCCCTTCTGTATTGTGTATCTGGAATTATTGGGTTTTATAGCTAGCTAATAATTATTTGGTGAAAGAGGGTTGTTCTGCTGAGTCATGATGTCGGGGTCCCTTTTGGGATACGATGTTGCATCGTCTGAATTGTGGAATCTAAAACTCCCCACCATCTGAGACCACCATCAATCTCCCTAACATCAGGACACTAACCCCTTATTAAGAGAAAAAGGTAATGGAACAAGTCGCTTTTATGCAGTCACGCATTGGCTTGCCCATGATGTGGGACGAGCTATCGCGACTACCTCTGGTTCAAGTGTGTAGGGGATCAACAATAACCACCCAGGTATACTGCATCGAAACGTTATTAACTGGAATCAGAACTATGCATACGCTGAGTCTGGAACATGGTCAAACGTGTCAATTCAAAAGATCATGTCAATTCCTCAATTGAGCATTTCCCGACACGAAACCTTACCATACTCCACCTCTACCATGCGTGCTTCTGTCTACTGTGGGATACGCTTACAGACGGACAACCTATCATCAACTGGCTATCTATGAGCCACATCCATAAAACGGACAGTGGGCGGAATATGACAATCATTACCTACATGCTATGACCTCCCCTAACCCTGAAGAAACCTGTTCATACATACAGACGAAACCTGGCTACAGGACGTTAATTGAAAGCTTAAGATGCCATCATCTGCGCGTAAGTATAATTGAGTTTCTATCTTTGAACGAATAGGTTTTCGACTTTTATATACTCCACGgcgttattatatataggaTTCCAAGGACCCATCCCCTCACAAAGCTCGGCATGATTCTTCGACATACAAGAATGACCGCCAGAACTCACACTCCGTCGTTCCAGCCTTATACCCTCACGCCTCTGGACCACctgctccctcctcatcatgtGTTCGCTTATATGTCTTTTCGACCTGAACAGCCGTCTGAAGCAGTGGATGCGATAGAATCCGGCCTATCAAACTTGGTATCCCAGTGGCCATTCTTGGCTGGCAATGTTGCGATGgtgcagaaggagaaaagaggaaacgTCACAGAGTTGCAGCCACCGACAACATCGGACCTCCTCCAATGCCCCCTGTTACGTGTCAAACGCCATCAACGCACTATATCGGATGCTTTAGCCTCGCCAGTCATCGATTATGAAATGCTAAGCGTTCCGAAGACGCTCTCGGATTCCAGCCCCATACCTGCAGTGCGGTTCCAGGCCAATGTCATGCAAGACGGAATCATTTTATGCCTCGCCTGGCATCATCAGGTAATGGATTCGCTAGGGGTCACCATAATTTTGCACGCTCTAGCTCGATCTTGCTCTGGACGGGATCGAAAGAGCGCCGATGCCAGACGTCTTCCGATGGACCGCGATAAAGAAGAGCaggcaaggaggaggataaaCCAagctgccaccaccagcaacccCGACCTCAAGGATGCATACTGTGAGACTAGCTATGAAGAGATACGTGGACGACAGCCCGGCCCAATCATCTGTCGTCGTTATACTATGCATACAGACAGAGTCAACTACCTCAAAAACTCGTGCAACAATCTTGCCCATGAGCTTGCCAAGGGTTATTCAACGTCACAGAAAATCTCACAAAGTGAAAGCCAGTACAAACTTGAAAACATCTCAAGCGACGATCTGGTAACTGCTCTAGCATGGCTCTCTGTATCCCGCGCTCGTCGTCGAGTTGCTTCCAAGCATTCGTCAGACTTACCGCGCGTATCCTCTTTATCCAGAAATATAGAGGTTCGCTCAATACTCCAACCTCCTCTGCCAAGAAGCTATCTGGGGAATAGCCTCGTGTTGGCGAAAAGTCAATGCGACTGGGAAGATATTCCTACCCCACAGGAAGCCTTTCCCGTAACCCGAAAGCGAATGGACAAAGAAACAATCAACGCATTGCTTAAACTAGCCCTGATGTCTCGAGCCAAATGCAAGTCGATTCAAGACGAGCAAATTCGCGGTCTCATAGGCCGTGTGGAAGAGTGCGGTGACTTCTCGTCGGTTTCCGGTGCCCCTGCCGAGGTCATAATGTCCAGTCTTCGTAAAACTGACATATATGCCTCGGACTGGGGTAAGAGACTGGGACCACTGTTGGACTTTGATACTATCGACGGTCGGACCGATGGGTTGACTCTAATTCTACCTGACAGAAATCCTGccaagagaggagagagcaATTGGGAAGTCCGCGTGAACCTACCTGTAGAAGTTATGGAAGAGTTTGGGAAAGATGAGCTGTTGCTTTGGGTAACGGAGGCAGAAAAGCCAGGAGCGAGGCTGTAGGCTTACAGGCATTGAGCTTTTATCTacacttatatatatatactactccAGCTTACAATATGTTCAATGAAGTAACTGTTGCACCCTCAAGTTCAAAATTGATATGATTTGACGTGCAGTAGGTTCATGATGAAGCTTGTTGCTGAGCGTGAGAAATTCAGATATGAATACACTATAGTATCATGAAGAGCTGTCCTTGCGAGTGGTCGGTTTAGGATCCTTAAATGTCAGGAACAATGAAGCAGAACGGCTACTACTTGATAGTATCTACTATAAGCTTCAGagttagaaaaaaaaaaatcccgCGACTCCTTCTACGCACGTTTCCTGGACCCAGTAGATTATTTGCTAGGAAAAGATCCGATTATTGATCATCTAGTaaggatgaagaagtaatGAACAGGAATGGAACAGCCGCTACATACATCACCTAGAGAAATATATCCGCTACTAACCATCAAGAAGAGACAAAAGGTTCCCGCCCCCATAGTTCTAGTTTACATCTAAGACGAAATCTGAACAGCAAAAGTGCCATTCAGCTTCAGGTCACGCGAGCTTGCACCCACATAGACCTTGTAGTCACCCGAGGCAACAAGCCACTGCTGGGCACGGACATCCCAGTACGAGATATCACGGCGGCGCAGTTTGAAGGTCACCTCGCTCTGCTTGCCGGAGGCGATCTCGACGCGCTCAAAGCCACGGAGCTGGCGAACGGGTTGCTGCGCAGCAGTGGGGAATCCGAGGTAGAGCTGGGGGACTTCGGCGCCGTCGAGCGAGCCGGTGTTGGCGACCTTGACGGAGACGCTTCCCACGATATCCCAGAGGTCGCTGTTGCCTCCGACGGTTTGTTTGCCGGTGGGGTACTTGGATAGGGTGGAGGGCTTTTCGATGTTCAGGTCGGAGTAGGAGAAGGTGGTGTAGGAGAGACCGTGGCCGAAGGGGTATCTGGGGGTGATATTGTAGGCGTCGAAGTAGCGGTAGTCGAGGTAGACACCTATGAGGGATGTTGTGTGAGTACGTGCGAGGATGTGGGGAAGAGTGCTGTGTTAAGGCTGCTTACCTTCGGTGAAATTACACTGCGCTGTGTAGCAGATCTTGACGTTGTAGTCGCTCTCGTTCTTGGcgatggtgtggatgaggcGGCCAGAGGGGTTCACGTCTCCGTAGAGGACGTCGACAATGGAGTTACCGGACTCCTGGCCCAACAGGGATCCGTAGAGAACAGCAGTAACGTTGTCATGTTCGATCCACTGGTCCATCAAGCGCGGGCCGacggtgttgatgatgacgatggtgttgttgcagTTATCGGCGACGGTGTTGACCATGGTGTCTTGGTCGTCATTGTAGAGTTCAGTGCGATCAGCGCCTTCTCCGGAAAGGGCATTCAGGAAGACGAGGCAGGCATCGGAGTTCGTGGCATAGTCGGCATACGAGGGGTCCACAGCGGTGCTGTCAGTCCCCTCTGTGATCAAGCCGGAAGTGCTAGAAGAGGTATAGGTATCGTTGAGCACCCACCGCATCATGGTTCCATCCTCAATGATTCTGTTAGTTAGTGCAACGTAAGGTGGCACTAAGTAAGGCAGGGATGCTTGAGCAGAACCGGTGCCGGTGGCCAAGTGACCCTGGTACGTCGGTCCTGAACCCTCGATGTCCATGGCCGTATTGGGTCCTCCCAACACAGGACCAGCGTGGGCACCGAAAACGCTCATCACACGAGGCTTCTTCAATGGCAGAgcgttcttgttcttcagcAGGGCCATTGACTTGGCTCCATTTTCCCGGATCAGCTTGGAGTGGTTGCGTCTCACATCCACGTACGCATCTTCACTTTGTTCCTCGGGTTGGAGCCCGTTGTCCAGGTTCACATAGTAGTAACCCATCAGATTGCGGATGGCCATATCGTCCAAGCGAGCCTCACTTAGAGAGCCATTGGACAACAAAGTCTCCATGGTAGACGTGCTCCAGATACTACTGGAACCGTAATCCTCACCGCCGAGAGCAGACTCCAAAGCACTGCTCTGGCCATTAGTATCAGGCCATACCAATCCCGGGAAGCCAAGCTCAGTCTTCAAATGCTTCATCAACAAACCGGAGTTCTGGCAGCTTAGTGTGCCATTAACCTTCGTCATGGCACACATCACAGCACC
It contains:
- a CDS encoding uncharacterized protein (COG:S;~EggNog:ENOG410PNAW;~InterPro:IPR011009;~PFAM:PF01636;~antiSMASH:Cluster_1.16), with product MSDKDLLNIVSQELAGTQYASSSLTPLSGGTANFVYRAQLDQPLPDGTESVIVKHTEAFIALNREFKLPAERCLFEESILKALDGLPSKQNRSNSSDVQTQEVTVKTPRLFSFNRETNTAVIEDLPDSLDLKSFLISTAASNNLTQEWASSIGHALGNWLQSFHHWADNEAQSGVAAEMDKNQYMRDLKFMVNYDALVNTIDKYPTILGNSREVFSKVREMAAGELSRKDGNGFGIIHGDFWSGNVLIPKTALEQPNHLPLFIIDWELCHCGARALDLGQMFAELYLLKHFKDIDAATWIIQGFMKGYQNLDDETAFRVLIHVGVHFIAWAPLIPGWGTSQQVEDAVRLGRDIVTKAWGKDRSWFEGVWKSLFRDR
- a CDS encoding uncharacterized protein (COG:S;~EggNog:ENOG410PY96;~InterPro:IPR003480,IPR023213;~PFAM:PF02458;~antiSMASH:Cluster_1.16;~go_function: GO:0016747 - transferase activity, transferring acyl groups other than amino-acyl groups [Evidence IEA]), with the translated sequence MILRHTRMTARTHTPSFQPYTLTPLDHLLPPHHVFAYMSFRPEQPSEAVDAIESGLSNLVSQWPFLAGNVAMVQKEKRGNVTELQPPTTSDLLQCPLLRVKRHQRTISDALASPVIDYEMLSVPKTLSDSSPIPAVRFQANVMQDGIILCLAWHHQVMDSLGVTIILHALARSCSGRDRKSADARRLPMDRDKEEQARRRINQAATTSNPDLKDAYCETSYEEIRGRQPGPIICRRYTMHTDRVNYLKNSCNNLAHELAKGYSTSQKISQSESQYKLENISSDDLVTALAWLSVSRARRRVASKHSSDLPRVSSLSRNIEVRSILQPPLPRSYLGNSLVLAKSQCDWEDIPTPQEAFPVTRKRMDKETINALLKLALMSRAKCKSIQDEQIRGLIGRVEECGDFSSVSGAPAEVIMSSLRKTDIYASDWGKRLGPLLDFDTIDGRTDGLTLILPDRNPAKRGESNWEVRVNLPVEVMEEFGKDELLLWVTEAEKPGARL
- a CDS encoding uncharacterized protein (CAZy:GH3;~COG:G;~EggNog:ENOG410PVVB;~InterPro:IPR017853,IPR036962,IPR002772,IPR036881, IPR026891,IPR013783,IPR001764;~PFAM:PF14310,PF01915;~SECRETED:SignalP(1-18);~go_function: GO:0004553 - hydrolase activity, hydrolyzing O-glycosyl compounds [Evidence IEA];~go_process: GO:0005975 - carbohydrate metabolic process [Evidence IEA]); this encodes MKVLSFIVAAALLGLTGASSNSSQGLLKSDGVALGDWESAYQKASTFVAGLTIDQKLALITGSSVNSTNGSFSGLIFLDGDMGLQNFYYVSAFSLSSALAMTWDRDAIYAQGKAVGSEFYNKGIQVVAGPTSQPLGRTPWSGRNVEGFGPDPYLNGLATGLTTKAYIDAGVIPGAKHFLLYEQETNRTGGGGGGGGPGGGGMPSGGMGPGSSNTSSMGAKPTGSMGRRAASSSSELDSGSAPYSSNVDDKTLHETYLWPFYDAVKHGLGAVMCAMTKVNGTLSCQNSGLLMKHLKTELGFPGLVWPDTNGQSSALESALGGEDYGSSSIWSTSTMETLLSNGSLSEARLDDMAIRNLMGYYYVNLDNGLQPEEQSEDAYVDVRRNHSKLIRENGAKSMALLKNKNALPLKKPRVMSVFGAHAGPVLGGPNTAMDIEGSGPTYQGHLATGTGSAQASLPYLVPPYVALTNRIIEDGTMMRWVLNDTYTSSSTSGLITEGTDSTAVDPSYADYATNSDACLVFLNALSGEGADRTELYNDDQDTMVNTVADNCNNTIVIINTVGPRLMDQWIEHDNVTAVLYGSLLGQESGNSIVDVLYGDVNPSGRLIHTIAKNESDYNVKICYTAQCNFTEGVYLDYRYFDAYNITPRYPFGHGLSYTTFSYSDLNIEKPSTLSKYPTGKQTVGGNSDLWDIVGSVSVKVANTGSLDGAEVPQLYLGFPTAAQQPVRQLRGFERVEIASGKQSEVTFKLRRRDISYWDVRAQQWLVASGDYKVYVGASSRDLKLNGTFAVQISS